One genomic segment of Helianthus annuus cultivar XRQ/B chromosome 14, HanXRQr2.0-SUNRISE, whole genome shotgun sequence includes these proteins:
- the LOC118486577 gene encoding F-box protein At3g08750-like yields MSEILPRLPAKCVGRAKKVCKEWLSCISSKEFVMMHCRHMCKGSRQKILSIGQESCFISSTTVDLVDEKTMITLPFHVRPSDVWILSSLNGLLCVCLRNTFEMLIWNPLIRSCINISDSKSYGFFKIYSDAVGLYIDSSNDYRVLHIKRGRFTVDVMAYSRRTSHWKRIPFLQKRHYHTNGYVWSGGTFCEDGLYFTVFQFWLAGDIVIIRFDVNTETFSEIGFPYVGNGETCQGNLVNMNNKLHVFVSHGFIDMAVDLWRYEGEHWSKVMLFPKISYIPTPVWCSITHVSSEEKCFVMTDWGEVYEIDLNKKTCDLFIPSDWNHAIRTAMYVETIVPASLQ; encoded by the coding sequence ATGTCAGAGATACTGCCAAGACTTCCTGCAAAATGTGTAGGTCGTGCAAAGAAGGTATGTAAAGAATGGTTGTCATGTATATCGTCGAAGGAGTTTGTCATGATGCACTGTAGACATATGTGTAAGGGGTCTAGACAAAAAATTCTTAGTATTGGACAGGAATCATGCTTTATTTCCAGCACTACTGTTGATTTAGTCGATGAGAAAACCATGATTACCCTACCGTTTCATGTTCGCCCTTCTGATGTGTGGATTTTATCAAGCTTGAATGGGCTTTTATGTGTTTGTTTACGCAATACGTTTGAAATGCTTATTTGGAATCCGTTGATCCGTAGCTGCATCAACATATCTGATTCTAAGTCTTATGGTTTTTTCAAAATCTATTCCGATGCTGTTGGCCTATACATCGATTCCTCTAATGATTACAGAGTTTTACATATAAAACGTGGTCGTTTTACAGTTGATGTTATGGCTTATTCAAGGAGGACCAGTCATTGGAAGAGAATACCGTTTTTACAAAAAAGGCATTACCATACTAATGGTTATGTGTGGTCGGGGGGGACTTTTTGTGAGGATGGTTTATATTTTACTGTATTCCAGTTTTGGCTTGCTGGTGATATTGTCATAATTCGATTTGATGTGAATACAGAGACGTTTTCAGAAATAGGGTTTCCATATGTTGGCAATGGTGAAACATGTCAGGGGAACTTGGTTAATATGAATAACAAACTTCACGTGTTTGTTAGTCATGGGTTTATAGATATGGCTGTGGATCTATGGCGTTATGAAGGTGAGCATTGGTCGAAGGTCATGTTGTTTCCGAAGATCAGTTATATTCCAACGCCAGTTTGGTGCTCAATTACACATGTTAGTTCAGAAGAAAAGTGTTTTGTGATGACAGATTGGGGTGAGGTTTATGAAATAGATTTGAACAAGAAGACGTGTGACCTTTTCATACCAAGCGATTGGAATCATGCTATACGGACAGCAATGTATGTGGAAACTATTGTGCCAGCAAGTCTTCAGTAA
- the LOC118486705 gene encoding uncharacterized protein LOC118486705 isoform X3, which yields MDISDDFVDIYEDDQPAKKLGFDAMTPKKNQICSPMKDSPKTDSGSVEIISYGQYFSPFKSEMHREVIEQFQNIEKQAKRKHALLTWKWDEVIDITQSEDSNGQKDASKAKQQDDLESELSDTADSLDSPLKRSKIPRISKNCNDHVGWVEF from the exons ATGGATATCTCGGATGACTTCGTGGACATTTATGAAGACGATCAGCCTGCAAAGAAA CTGGGTTTTGATGCAATGACACCGAAGAAGAATCAAATATGCAGCCCAATGAAAGATTCTCCGAAG ACGGACAGTGGAAGTGTAGAGATCATTTCATATGGACAGTATTTTAGTCCATTCAAATCTGAAATGCATAGGGAGGTTATTGAACAG TTTCAGAACATAGAAAAGCAAGCTAAAAGAAAGCATGCGCTCCTAACTTGGAAATGGGATGAGGTCATTGATATTACCCAAAGTGAAGATTCGAATGGTCAGAAAGATGCTTCTAAGGCAAAACAACAAGATGATTTGGAGTCTGAGTTAAGTGATACAGCAGACTCTTTGGATAGTCCATTGAAAAGATCAAAGATTCCACGTATATCTAAAAATTGCAACGATCATGTTGGATGGGTTGAATTTTAA
- the LOC118486705 gene encoding uncharacterized protein LOC118486705 isoform X1: MDISDDFVDIYEDDQPAKKVSWNLGFDAMTPKKNQICSPMKDSPKTDSGSVEIISYGQYFSPFKSEMHREVIEQFQNIEKQAKRKHALLTWKWDEVIDITQSEDSNGQKDASKAKQQDDLESELSDTADSLDSPLKRSKIPRISKNCNDHVGWVEF, from the exons ATGGATATCTCGGATGACTTCGTGGACATTTATGAAGACGATCAGCCTGCAAAGAAAGTAAGTTGGAAT CTGGGTTTTGATGCAATGACACCGAAGAAGAATCAAATATGCAGCCCAATGAAAGATTCTCCGAAG ACGGACAGTGGAAGTGTAGAGATCATTTCATATGGACAGTATTTTAGTCCATTCAAATCTGAAATGCATAGGGAGGTTATTGAACAG TTTCAGAACATAGAAAAGCAAGCTAAAAGAAAGCATGCGCTCCTAACTTGGAAATGGGATGAGGTCATTGATATTACCCAAAGTGAAGATTCGAATGGTCAGAAAGATGCTTCTAAGGCAAAACAACAAGATGATTTGGAGTCTGAGTTAAGTGATACAGCAGACTCTTTGGATAGTCCATTGAAAAGATCAAAGATTCCACGTATATCTAAAAATTGCAACGATCATGTTGGATGGGTTGAATTTTAA
- the LOC118486705 gene encoding uncharacterized protein LOC118486705 isoform X2, with product MDISDDFVDIYEDDQPAKKVSWNLGFDAMTPKKNQICSPMKDSPKTDSGSVEIISYGQYFSPFKSEMHREVIEQNIEKQAKRKHALLTWKWDEVIDITQSEDSNGQKDASKAKQQDDLESELSDTADSLDSPLKRSKIPRISKNCNDHVGWVEF from the exons ATGGATATCTCGGATGACTTCGTGGACATTTATGAAGACGATCAGCCTGCAAAGAAAGTAAGTTGGAAT CTGGGTTTTGATGCAATGACACCGAAGAAGAATCAAATATGCAGCCCAATGAAAGATTCTCCGAAG ACGGACAGTGGAAGTGTAGAGATCATTTCATATGGACAGTATTTTAGTCCATTCAAATCTGAAATGCATAGGGAGGTTATTGAACAG AACATAGAAAAGCAAGCTAAAAGAAAGCATGCGCTCCTAACTTGGAAATGGGATGAGGTCATTGATATTACCCAAAGTGAAGATTCGAATGGTCAGAAAGATGCTTCTAAGGCAAAACAACAAGATGATTTGGAGTCTGAGTTAAGTGATACAGCAGACTCTTTGGATAGTCCATTGAAAAGATCAAAGATTCCACGTATATCTAAAAATTGCAACGATCATGTTGGATGGGTTGAATTTTAA
- the LOC110904282 gene encoding receptor-like serine/threonine-protein kinase NCRK, whose protein sequence is MTLRLDVVFVCFISLICIQHIQCANEISDINRWTCTCYANKLNQQTAISTNCSSSCDCISEDTRQNRWKCICSGNRLPEVTAGHESNCFVSCNCNSGLLGESESSKKQFSSKAVLIILLLSMAVTTLAIFSSIMCYLYRKHHFPKQQLPLSSYDKYTSYNSSTKLISYKTSSIPESKISVHSPTNPVTGCINKTSFFFRKQPRTVQGTITNFSYFELETATDKFSDSNLIGVGVSSHVYYGELRDGRLVAVKRLKAQGGPDAEVTFLTEIELLSRLHHCHVVPLLGYCLEYHGKQPQMLLVFEYMLNGNLRECLDGVSEKCLDWGARIAVAIGAARGLEYLHEAAAPRILHRDVKSTNILLDENWRAKITDLGMAKSLASDGLPSCSSSPARMQGTFGYFAPEYAIVGRASLMSDVFSFGVVLLELISGRHPIYRSADKGGEESLVIWATPLLHDSKRVSKELPDPRLKGKFEEEELQVMAYLAKECLLLDPDARPTMSEVVQILLTIAPEKSKRRNFSFDRYQDYTIRMDRELQQTSSSGSCSSESESLHTRDKDAITDSPEQVDDDNETPVDVDLTEPWLESFCVSNISSASKTQ, encoded by the exons ATGACGCTCCGATTGGATGTTGTTTTCGTATGCTTTATCAGCTTGATCTGTATTCAGCACATCCAATGCG CAAATGAAATTTCAGACATAAACAGGTGGACATGTACATGTTACGCAAACAAACTGAATCAGCAAACCGCTATTTCAACCAACTGCTCTTCATCATGTGATTGCATCTCCG AAGATACACGTCAAAATAGATGGAAATGCATCTGTTCTGGCAATAGACTCCCTGAAGTGACTGCAGGCCATGAATCCAATTGTTTCGTTTCCTGCAATTGCAATTCCG GACTTTTGGGCGAGTCAGAGTCCTCAAAGAAACAATTTTCCAGCAAAGCAGTATTAATCATATTATTACTATCCATGGCGGTGACAACTCTTGCAATTTTCTCTTCAATAATGTGCTATCTATACCGAAAGCATCACTTCCCTAAACAACAACTACCTTTATCCTCATACGATAAATACACAAGTTACAACAGTAGTACCAAGTTAATAAGCTATAAAACATCTTCCATCCCGGAATCAAAAATATCCGTTCACTCTCCCACCAATCCTGTCACAG GGTGTATAAACAAGACTTCGTTCTTCTTTAGGAAACAACCAAGGACTGTACAAGGAACCATCACAAACTTTTCTTACTTTGAATTGGAAACCGCGACCGATAAATTCTCAGATTCTAATTTAATCGGAGTCGGCGTAAGCAGTCACGTGTATTACGGTGAACTGAGAGATGGTAGACTTGTTGCCGTTAAACGGCTTAAAGCTCAAGGCGGCCCAGATGCCGAAGTCACTTTTTTAACGGAG ATTGAACTGCTATCGAGACTACATCACTGTCACGTGGTACCATTGCTTGGCTACTGTTTAGAGTATCATGGGAAACAACCTCAGATGCTTCTAGTATTTGAATACATGTTGAACGGTAACCTCAGAGAGTGTCTAGACGGAGTATCGGAAAAATGTCTAGATTGGGGAGCTCGTATTGCGGTTGCGATCGGAGCTGCTAGAGGCTTAGAATATCTCCATGAAGCAGCTGCACCAAGAATCTTGCATCGAGATGTTAAATCTACCAACATTCTCCTAGATGAAAACTGGCGAGCAAAG ATTACTGATCTTGGGATGGCTAAAAGTTTAGCGAGTGACGGTCTCCCCAGCTGTTCGAGTTCACCTGCTCGAATGCAGGGGACCTTCGGGTATTTTGCACCAGAATACGCTATTGTCGGAAGAGCATCGCTGATGTCAGACGTTTTCAGTTTTGGTGTTGTGCTTCTAGAACTTATTAGTGGCCGACATCCAATTTATAGATCAGCTGACAAAGGCGGGGAAGAGAGCCTTGTCATATGG GCAACACCTCTTTTACACGATAGCAAGCGGGTGAGTAAAGAGTTGCCGGACCCACGTCTGAAAGGGAAGTTTGAAGAAGAGGAATTACAGGTGATGGCTTATTTAGCAAAGGAGTGCTTGTTGTTGGATCCAGACGCCCGCCCGACGATGAGTGAGGTTGTTCAGATACTTCTAACCATTGCACCGGAAAAATCTAAAAGAAGGAATTTCTCTTTTGACCGTTATCAG GACTACACTATTAGAATGGATCGCGAGCTTCAACAAACATCATCAAGTGGATCTTGTTCGTCTGAATCTGAATCTTTACATACTCGTGATAAAGACGCGATTACAGACTCACCTGAGCaagttgatgatgataatgagaCACCTGTTGATGTTGACTTAACTGAACCCTGGCTTGAATCCTTCTGTGTGTCTAATATTTCATCTGCatctaaaacacaatga
- the LOC110904284 gene encoding exosome complex component RRP41-like: MAAKAGATPATYSPSPTTNKKTRPPLFTDVDWVRPDGRDFHQCRPAFLRTGAVNAASGSAYAEFGNTKVIVSIFGPRESKKAMMYSDIGRLNCNVSYTTFATPVRGQASENKDISSQLHKSLEGAIMLDTFPKTTVDVFALVLESGGCDLPVVISCASLALADAGIMMYDLVAAVSVSCLGKNLVIDPVTEEENYQGGSLMITCLPSRNEVTQLTITGEWSASKIHEAMELCLDACSKLGKIMRSCLKESASTSQE, from the exons ATGGCCGCCAAAGCGGGAGCAACTCCGGCGACATACTCACCGTCTCCGACCACCAATAAAAAGACCAGACCCCCTCTTTTCACCGACGTTGATTGGGTCCGTCCTGACGGTCGCGATTTCCACCAGTGCAGACCTGCAT TTTTACGTACGGGTGCGGTAAATGCAGCATCAGGGTCTGCTTATGCAGAATTTGGTAACACCAAAGTTATTGTGTCTAT TTTTGGGCCCAGGGAAAGTAAGAAAGCAATGATGTACAGTGATATTGGTCGTCTGAATTGTAACGTTAGTTATACAACTTTTGCCACTCCAGTTCGTGGTCAG GCGTCAGAGAACAAAGATATTTCGTCACAGCTGCATAAGTCTTTGGAGGGTGCCATCATGCTCGATACATTTCCGAAAACAACCGTGGACGTATTTGCATTAGTTTTGGAATCTGGAGGCT GTGATCTTCCTGTTGTAATCTCGTGTGCTAGTCTTGCCTTGGCAGACGCAGGGATTATGATGTATGATTTGGTTGCTGCCGTttctgtg TCTTGCCTTGGGAAGAATCTTGTGATTGACCCTGTTACAGAAGAAGAAAACTATCAAGGTGGTAGTTTGATGATTACGTGCTTACCATCTCGCAATGAGGTTACTCAACTGACAATAACCGGTGAATGGTCCGCTTCAAAAATTCACGAG GCAATGGAATTATGTCTCGATGCGTGTTCCAAGCTAGGAAAGATCATGAGGTCTTGTTTGAAAGAATCTGCCTCCACTTCACAAGAATGA